The window AGGCAAAAAGGCCTCCAAAATGCCCGAAATCCGACCCAGGATTTTTCCAGGGTAATATTCTTTCCTAATATTAATTAAATACCTGTGAAAATGGAGGGAAGAACCCTGTGCCTGCCCGAAATGCCGATCATCTCATTCCTTTTCATAGGAACGGGCATTATACCAGAGCAGGCGCTTCTTGTCCCGGGCCCAGGCAGCAATGACTCCAACCTGGGCCACCAGTAACTGCTTCAGAGTGCCGGGTTCGCCGGTCAGGCGCAGGGAGAGCTCGCGCTCGAAATAATCGAGAAAACGTCCTGATGCCTGCCGGTTCAGGCGCACACCACCACGGGTGTCCTCCTCGAAATCCCTGGCCTGAATGATGCGGAGGTTGAGCAACCGCAAGACCATCCTGTCCATGCGGCAGCGGAACAACTCCTGGAGGTCCGCAACCAGGGATTCGTAGCTGTCCTGTCGACTATGGAGAATGCCGAGATAGGGGTTCAGGCCTCTGGTCCGCACCAGTACGTTCAGTTTGCAGAACAGAAGAAAGGAGGCAAAGTCCAATAGGGAGTTGTAGGGATCAGCCCGGCAATGACAGATCCTGGTCCGGGCCTGGAAAAATGTCTGTCCTTCCTCCTCCTGCACCAGGGAATTGACTGCCCGGAAGAGCAGTTTGGTGGCCCTGCCTTCATGACCCAGGACCTCGTTCAAATCTGCGCAATGGCTCAGGGCGATAAGGGTCTGCTCCAGTTTCGGGAGGAGTTCCCGAGCCTCCGGTTCCCGCCGTCCCTGGAGCCAGACCAGGTAGTTTTCTATTTTGGCGGTCACGAGCTCCGTAGCGATTTTCACCTGTTCTGTTGCGGACAGGGCAGCATGCTGATTGCTGTGCTCGGCAAGAAGATGGAAAAAATTACGGGAATCCGGTTTGAGAGTATTGACATAGAGACCGGCAGGCGAGCAGAAGGAGACCGGAATATGCTCTTGGGAGCAACGTTGCAGCAGGCGGGTGGACAGGGTATTGGCACCGAACAGAACAATGCCGCTGATACAATGAACAGGCAGGCGGGCCAGGACCTCTTTTCCCTTTCTGATGACAATGCTTTGGCTGTCAATGCCGAGAAAGGCGTACTGCTCCTGCACAAAAAGAGTCTTTTTCAGGGTGGTGCGCTCAACAAACTCCTCGTCTATCATGGCTCCGAATTCCAGGCCGAGAAAGGTGAAACCCATATCCAGCGGCTGGAGAATTGTCTTTTCCTCCTGCAAGGAAAGCCCCAGCGGCTCCAGCAGGATGCGGATATCAGCCAGTGCCACCTCGCCTTCAGTCGGGGAGCGGAGCATAATCACGAAATCATCACCATAGCGCACAACCCGATAGCCCATTGCAGCCAATTGCTCATCAAAATCATCCAGGTAGAGATTGGAGAGCAGCGGGGAAAGCGGGCTGCCCTGGAGCAGGCCTTTGTCACGGGGGATGATGCCTTCCGGTCCGGCAACCTGGGTTCGTATGCATTGCCGCAGAAGCTGGCGCATCCGGGTGTCGGCAAGGGGCAGGACGGCATCCAGCTTGTCCTCCAGATTTTGCCAGCAGATCTGGTCGAAAAAGGAGGCGATATCTGCTTTGAGCACGTAGCTGAATCCTTCGTGAAATGCCTCAATGATCCGTTTTTTGGCCATGTTGCGGGAACGGTGCGGTCGATAGCCAATGACTGCGTCGGTGAATAATTTGTCCAGGACCGGGCTGAGCAGGGTGTTGAGCAGGAAATGAATGAAATGGCCTTCTGCTGGCAGGATGGCGATACTGCGCAGGCTCCCGTCCTTTTTCGGAATACCGGCATGATGAGCTGGCCCGAGGTTCAGGCGCTGATCCAGCAGGGCCTGATGGAATTCCTCTTCCGCCTGTTCCGGAGCCAACAGCTCACCGGCAATATCGGTCTCGTGGTCACTCTGTTCCAGGAAGTCACGGCGCAGGCCGAGAAAGAGGGTGCGGTCAGTGAGCTGCGACTCAAAAAAAACACGGTTATGGATGAGCCGATAATGGCCCAGGCCAAAGGAGCTGCGTCTGCCGCTACTGATTTCTGAGCAGAGCAGGAGAAGGGGATAGACAGGGCTGATGTCGCCCCGGAGATAGAGAGGGCCGACGGTTCCGTTCAGATATTGTTTTCCCTGATTACTGCCGGAATCCCGTCGGCGTTCATAGTATTCCCAATAGCAGGAGAGCAACCGTAACCCGGCCCAGGTGGCCTCAATGCCGGGCAGGTGCAGATTGAAGGTCCGTTTGATCCGGGCCTCCAGCTTGCGGAAAAAGATGTCCCGGTCAATGAGATGGCGCTGGCTCCGCTCTTTGGGGGTAAAGGGCAAAGGCGTGATGAAATCCAGGCAGATTTCCTGTGCGTTGAGCAGGGGATTTTCTTGGAGCAGATCATTCAGGGAGCGGGGGCGGGCAGGCGCATGACTGTGCAGGGCAAAGTTGTTGCGGGGATTATTCAGGTGTTCGCTGAGTCCGCTGAGAAAGCGGGGGCCGATAGTGTTGTCGCTGCCCGGGAAGACCAGTTCCAGGGGATAGAGTGTGTTTTTGCGGATGCGCTCGTCCGGCGGTCCTTCCAAGGGGTGATAAAAATATTCATGATGTGCAATGCCTGCCCGTTTGGCAGCCTCTTTGCAAATGGCGGCAAACACAGCCAGAGGGTGCTGGCGGGCAAAGGTGTTGCGGGTGTTGCGCAGTTCGAGACGGAGAGTTTGCCAGGAAAGATCAAGCAGGGGCCGGAAACAGGGAAGGATTTCTTGCATGATCGGGAAGATAACTTTGCAATGAAATCAGACGATAAAGGCATAGCCGCTGTCCGGGGAAGGCGGGGCCGTGCCGATTTCACAACGTTTTGCCTGCTTGTTGAGATGATAGATCTGGAGGAAGCCGCTTTGCAGGTTCAGCTTTTCCAGTTCCTCTTCCAGCTTTGCCTTGCCGCTTGCTGAGAGGGAGCATTCAAAGACCGATTTCTGGACCCGGAAGCCGTATCCGCTCAGCACCTTGCTGACCCGGTTCCGTTCCCGTTGGTTGCTGATATCATAGGCGATCACGTATCGGCTGAAGTTGCTCATAGTATAAGGGGAGGGAGGGACACGGCATGCCGTGCCCCTCCTGTGTCATAACCCAGGACGTCCCGGAGTGTCATTGTGACATGACCGCAATTGTTTGTTTTTTGGTTCTGGGTCATAACCCAGGACGTCCCGGAGTGTCATTGTGACGCTACAAATTATATCTACCCAATACTACTAAAAACGTCATAACCCAGGACGTCCCGGAGTGTCATTGTGACAAATGGAGAAATAAAATGTTGCAGTTGCAAAAAAGTCATAACCCAGGACGTCCCGGAGTGTCATTGTGACTCTGCCTCTTTTTGTACCCATGAAATCAGTTCCTTGTCAAGCACTTTTTGTAGTACCTCCCTTCCCCAACCCCTTTTCACCTCCATTTTACCGGAGGTCCTACACTGTGTTGGTTTTGTCGAATAATAACGTAAACTCAATGAGATATTTATTTTCTAAAAAGTTAGTTTAACTGCTTGATTCAAAAGGGTTTCCTGAAGAATTTTTCTGAAAAAGGCTCATTTTTCCCTTTGGCAGGCAAAAAGGCCGTCAAAATGCCCGGAATCCGACCCAGGATTTTTTGACGCCAAGAATATAACAGAACATTAAATAGATTGTCCTTAAAAACTCTCAGCGCGCTGATTTTAAATGAAAAAGTTATAAAAATATTGTAAAATATGCATACTTTTGACGTTCACCCCTCATAAGGCATGCACATGATCAGGTACACCAGTGACAGACAGCTTACACTTGAAGGATTCAGCCTTCCCTTTGGAGGCAAACTGAACCCTGACAACAGATGGATCAAATGGCATAAAGTTATTCCGTGGGATGAGTTCGCCATCAGATATTACCGAACATTGGACCCGCGTCAGGGGCGACCTGCCAAAAATGCCAGATTGGTGATCGGCGCGTTAATCATTAAACATAAGCTGACGCTCAGTGACGAAGAAACCGTACTCCAGATTCAGGAGAACCCCTATCTTCAGTATTTTGTTGGGTTTTCTTCTTTTCAAGACAAGCAACCTCTAGCTCCGAGCCTGTTTGTTGAGATTCGAAAACGGATGGGAAAGGATGTCTTTTCTGCGTTTGAAGAAGTGATTTTGGAAAAACTTGCTCTCTCAAAGAAAAGTACGACAAATGAAGATGAAAAAGAGGATAAGGGTGAGGAAGAGCCCGTTGAAAATAAGGGGAAAATGCTTGTCGATGCAACGGTTGCTGAGCAAGCGATTCGTTACCCGACTGATCTGAGTTTACTCAACGAAGCTCGTGAGATTTCCGAGCAGCTGATTGATGATCTGTACAAACAGAGTGGCTACCCCAAAAAGCCCAGGACATATCGGAGAGTTGCTCGCAAAAACTACCTGAATCTGGCTAAAAAAAGAAACCAGGCAAAAAAATCTGCGGCGCGGACTTCGGCAGCAATTACAGTACGTCCGAAGAAATTTACGATATATTGATGAGTTGCTTGATAATGTTGGATCGGCACCTTTTCCACTTCCCCATCAGCAACAACGACAGTATTGGATCATTCAGCATGTGTATCGCCAGCAGGATGAGATGTACAAAAAACGAAAACGACGCTGCGATGACCGAATTGTTTCCATTGCCCAACCTCATGTACGACCAATAGTTCGTGGGAAAGCAGGTAAAAATGTGGAGTTCGGTGCCAAACTCAGCGTGAGCATGGTCGATGGTTTGGCTTTTGTCGATCATATTGGTTGGGATGCCTTCAACGAAGGCACGGATTTGCAGGCGCAGGTGGAAAACTACAAACGCCGAAATGGCTACTATCCTGCTGCAGTGCTTGCTGATCAAATTTACGGAACAAGAGAAAATCGTAAATATCTCAAAGAGAAAGGCATTCGATTTGGTGGTAAACGAATGGGCAGGTCCCCGAAAGAGACAGAAGAAAACAAAGAACGTCTTCGGGAACTGAAAGCACAACGGATTCGGGATAGTCGAGAACGGATCCCCATTGAGGGAAATTTGGCCAAGGAAAAAACGGCTACCGACTCAACTACATCCGGGCAAAACTTCAGAGAACCTCTGAAGCATGGATTAACTGTATTTTCCTGGTCATGAATCTGATGGTTCTGCTCAGGAAGTTGCAGGAACAGCTTGAAAATTTATATCTTTCACGGTTTTTACTTTTACGCAGCCAGCTGAATCATATTAGCGCTCGATTTTTTGCGTTCTTTGAGCAAATGCCAAGGCAAGTCCTGCAGTATTGCCTGTATGAGAGGTTGGCTTTTTGAGGATGCTCTAAATAAATAGCTATTAAATAGAGGTTAAGGGAGGCAGCAGGAAAGAACTCTCCCTATTTCGGTTGAGAGCTGGAGGGGCAAGACCTGCGTGTCTGCCCGGTATAACGGGGTGGACTCATTTTTCTCCTCGCAGGCCTTGGCAAATCAGGCTATTGTCTTGTTTTCATAAGACCTGAAGAAACCCCGGCCCCTTGAACATCACATAGAGGGGAAGCCGCCCAACCCAAATTTTACAGCATTGAGAGGAGAGCATGAGTAAGCGCGAAGAAACAGCGTCCTTCCACCTGACGCTGTTTGCCGTCTATAAAAGAGTTGATAAACACCCGGAGCCGACCTTTCTCTATACTAATAGAGAAGGCGAATCACGCAACCTTCCTTTTTTGCAGCCAGAAGAGGATAATCGTAAGGCGGTGAAAAGTGCTCTGCACCGACTCCAGCCCCTTGCCCGCCGTATTTTTTCCGCAGACAGGCATGTTTTTTACAGTCTGCCCAAAGAGCTGGCTGATGCATTGGGGCAGGTTTGGCATCTTGGCAATGATGAGCTCCCCCTCCGCTTTACCGGGGCCGGTGGCGTCAGGATGGAGGAGGATTATCTGCTGCTGTATCTTGAGGTGCAGCCTCATCTTCCTGTGATGAATACGAAAGCTCTTGCTGAGACATCAGTGCGCTTATGTAACAGGCTTTCCTATGCCGGGCAGCTGCATGGTCCGGCAAAAAAGGTCAATATACCGAAGAACAGCCTGTTAACAAGGTCTTTTCGTGATGAAAAGGATGAGCAGGTCGCGCAGCGCCATTTTCAGGGGAATTCAAGCAAGGAAACATTGGAACAGCCGCTGATCAAGGGGCTGTTAGGCGAGACCCTCGCGCTTGAGGATATGTTTGCCACCATTGCCGGACCTGGCTGGGAGTCCATGCTCGGTGACCGCTTCCTGCTTAATTCCCTGTTGGTCACGCCGACGGATGAAGAGGTTCCAGAATGCAACAGCAGAGAACAGGACGATCTCATTCGGCGGGCCAGAGGTATGAGTTGGTCCTACCATCCCCCGGCAGCTGAAGATCTGGCAGGGCATGTTATTCCGGTGCGGACCTTCAGGAATATCCTCTTTATGGCAGCGAATGAGGGGGTTGCCGGTCATGTTAAGCCTGCTCCAGGCCAGGACTTTCTTTGTCATCAGTTTTCTGCCCGTTACCGGACTGAATATATGCTGCTTTTTATTCTGGCTGTATATCAACATTATCGTCTTGCAGCCATGCTCTATACATGTGTGCAAGGTATAGAGGAGCAGGGCGGTAAAGGAGACAAAGGAGAGGGAGGCGATATGGAGTATTTGCGTTGGCTGCGTAAAGAGTTGGTGCTCCATGAATTGCAATATATCAATACCCAGCCAGCCTTTTTGACCAATTACCAGCAGTATTATTGCGGGCTGCGGCAGGGCCTGCACACGGAAGCACTGGTTGTGAAATTACGCCATACCTTGACCGAGCTGGATATTTTGTTGGCCGCAGAAGAACAGCGTAGGGAGGAAAGAGAGCAGCATGCGAAAAAAGCTCAGAAGCGGCGGGACGAAAACGCCAAGATGCTTTTGGCAATGATCGCTGAAGCCTTTGCTTTGCCATACTATTTGTACAGCTTTTTGGTACATGCCTTCCATCTTAAGGAGGATGGTTGGTGTATTTGGGTGGCCTTAGCCTTTACAGGCTTGGTGACTTGGACTGTTGTGAACAATACTTGGCGGATGATGAGAGGAAAAGAGCCTTGGTCTGCTGTGCAGCGGTTGTTTCAGCGAGAAAGCTAGGTAAACGAAAATACATTTGAAAATACATTTAAAACACCACCAGTTCTTGTTGAACTGGTGGTGCCGATGTTCTCATGGATAGTAGTAGTACCTCGGTGGTGGGGGCACAGGAGTGATAACTCTCGGTGCCGGGACCACAACGGGTCGGCGATACACTCTTGCTGGGGGGTGGTGATACGCTCTTGGTGCTCTTACCGCAGGATAAGGCATTGGTGGCGGAGGGATGTAACATCCGCCGAGCAGAAATGCCAGTGCTGTCAGAGTGAAAAGTATAGCTATCTTTTTCATGGTGTCATCTATTAGGTGAAGAGGAATCCCTTATTTTCCCAGAAATCTTCTAAGTAACAAAGCGTATATGTTGTTGTTATTTTGAAGTTTGGCTCCGGCCACAGGCCGGGAGAGCGCTTTCCAATGGAAGAAAAGGGCTTCATGTTAATCCCACTATACCCTATTAATATGGGTATGGGCATACCGGTTTGTAGACTGGCGGGCAATCACAGCTTGGCTTCGGTTTACACTCAGGTTTCTTCTCTTCTTTTTTCTTCTCTTCTTCTTTCTTTTTCGTAATGTCTACGTTGACCTTGATCGGTGGCGGACATTGGGCTCCCTTATAAGCGTAACCACGATAGTATGGGCCATACGGAGAAACGTAGCAACCACTAAGGATAGTTGCCGCAACAGCCAAGGAAAGAAAGATACTCAGTTTTTTCATGATGTTTTTTTACCTCTTTTTTTGGGGATGGCAGAAATAAATCGGTCCACTTATACATACAACCGATTTTAGTTACCTGTTGTGCAATACAAAATGTTTTCCGTGCTGTCTGGATACAACCCCTTGTTGTGCCTTAGGGGCAACAAGAGGTAGGGGGCGGACAGCAAGCCGGTTTAGGTTTCGGTTTCGGTTTCGGTAATGGTGGAGGGCAATTGCCACTACCATATCGAGGAGCTGAACCATATTTAGAATATGATGAGCGTACCATTGCTGAAGGGGTATATGTTGTTGAGGGAACAACATATCGAGGCATTGACGTCGTGACGACAGAGGGAACTGTCATCCTGGTTACTGGTCTCGTTATAGTTGTTGATGGATAGCTGTAGCGTTTGCTGATATAGCTTGATGGTGCAATGTAGCTTCTCCCCATTGAGCGAACTATAGGGGCAGGCTGTACTATAGAGGAGTAGGGACGAGTAATTGGTGTAGATGTTCTAACCACCACAGGTGCGTAGGTGCGGGTGACGGTCCTGGAGTTTCGAATCACAGGCGTATAATTGCGAGTAACCGGTTGAGACCTCCGAATCACAGGTGTATAAGTGCGAGTAACCGGTTGAGACCTTCGAATTACAGGTGTATAGGTCCGGGAAATTGGCTTAGACCTCCGAATCACAGGCGTATAAGTGCGAGTAACCGGCTTAGACCTCCGAACCACTGGCGCGTAGGTACGTGTAACAGGCCGGGAAGAGCGAACAACTGGATCAGATACATATGTACGCCGTACAGGGACCGCTACTCTGTTTCCTGTATGGGTTGTCGTGGAAACGCTCTGCGTTGTCGATGTGAACGTATGCACCGTCTGCGACGTTGGACCTGAATATCCGCATGCTGTTACCAGTCCAGCAGCAAGTACTGAGGTGAGTAACGAGGTTATCTTCATGAGTTCTTCATCTCCTGAATAATATAATATTCGGTTTTGTACAGTTAGTAGCGATAGGGATACCCTTCACCATAATAGGTGGAAGTTTGGACGGATTGTGTTGATGTTGAGTAGGTATGTACTACCCGTGATGTCGGGGGCGCGTAATAACATCCGCTCAATAAGAAAGCGGTAAGGGCGAATACAATCAACATGAGTCCTGGTTTTTTCATAACATCCCCACTTTCTAAAAAAATTATCTGTGCAATATGATTAAGTTTCCTGTTTTTTCTCTTCTTCTTATTGGGATACTATAGGAAAATCTTTAAATACTCAAGTTTTTTCTTGGCTATATTTGTCTGAACAGCTTGTTTTTTCCTGTTTTCTTCGGTGCTTTGCTGTGATTTTGAGGCTCAGTAAGTAGCAGATCGTCGCAATAAGAATAATAACTGAACCGCTGGGTAGATCGAAAGAAAAGCTTACTCCAAGGCCACTTACTATGAACAGGGAAGAGAGAAGAACAGCCAGTCCCATCATTTGCCGGATACCTGAAGCGAGGTTGCCTGCAATGGCCGCGGGTAGGGTCAGCAGGGCTATTACCATAATAATGCCGACGATGCGGACAAGCAGGACTATGGTCAAGGCGGTCAGGCAGAGGAGCAGGAGGTAGAGCCAGCGGGTATGGACCCCTCTGAGCTGGGTGTATTCCTCGTCGAAACAGAGCGCAACCAGCTTATTGTAAAAAATTCCGACTACGGACAGGATAACAAGATCCAGCAGGATAACAAAATAGATGTCCTCTTTACTAATAAGTAGGATATTACCGAAGAGGTAGGACATGGGGTCAAAATAGCCTGGGGTCGCAGCGATAAACAGAAAGCCTATGGACATGCCGCCTGCCCAAAGCGCCCCAATAATGGAATCTTCCCGTTGTCCTGTTTTTTTGCTTACCCGAGCCAAAATTAATGCAGCGAGCAGGGCGACAATGGCTGCGCCTCGGACAGGGGTGATCCAGGGGATACCAACTACATTCTGGAGGTAAAGGCCTCCCCCTATACCGGCCAATACGCAATGGGAAATAGCTCCGGCAATATAGCTGATTCGGCGTACCACCACAAAGGTTCCGATAATACCAAAGGAAACAGAGGCAAGCAGGCCTGTAATCAGGGCATAGCGCAGAAAGGGCAGGTCAGGATCAAGGAGAGCGGCCAAGAGTTCAGTCATGTTCATGCCCTCCGGTGCCGCAGCGATGATCATGGCGGATCATGCGCAGGTCGCCTCCGTACATATCGCGGAGCAGTTCGCCGGTCAACTCGCTGGTTGGGTGGACATACACTTGATTATTGACGCAGATTATCCGTTGGAAAAAGGTAGGGGAAACCCCTATTTCATGGGTCACCATAAGGATGATCATGTTTTTATTCAGTTCTGCAAGCAGAGAGAACAGCTGCTCCTCGGACTGGCTATCCAGGCTGGCTGTGGGTTCATCAAGAATGAGAATATCCCCTTCAGCCGCCAGAGCACGGGCAATGAGGACCCGCTGTCGCTGGCCTCCTGAGAGGGCTGAAAAAGAGCGCTTGCACAGACCTGCCAGATTTACCGCTGCCAGAGCCTCCTGGGCAACTTCCTTGTCATGTCGTGTGTAGCGACCACTGAAGGTGCTCCCGAGCCGCCCCATGCAGACCACCTCCAGGACCGAGATGGGATAACTTGGATCGTAGCGGGCATACTGCGGGACATAGCCTATCCGGGTACGTTCCTGCTCAGGTGTATTGCCGTAGACCCGGACCGTTCCTCGGTCCGGGCTGATCAGGCCGAGAATCAGCTTGATCAGGGTTGTTTTCCCACCGCCATTTGGGCCGACGATGGAGGCAGAGTCCCCAGGAAAAATGTCCAGATGAACATCGGTGAGTACCCGAATATCATCATAGGAATAGCTGAGGTTCCTGAGCTGGATAGCGGCATCTGCCATAATATATTGGGTCCTTACCTGGTGGAGAGGGCTGACTGTATGGCCTCGGCCATGCGTCTGAGGTTCAGTTCGATATCTTCCGCTAAGGGATCCAGCACCGCCAGCTTGCCCTTGATGGCCTGAGCAACGGTCTGGGCATTTCTTCGGTCAAATTGGGGTTGGACAAAGAGGACCTTAATTTTATCAGCCTTTGCATGTTTGACTAAGGCATAGAGCTGTTTCGGGGAGGGGGCTTTTCCTTCGATCTCCACCGCCTCCTGATGCAACCCGTAAGCATGGGCAAAATAGCCGAATGCGGGATGAAAAACAAAGAATGTTGCTCCCTGAAACGGAGCAAGCTGCTGGGTGATTTCCTGATGGAGCAGGGTTAGTTTTTCCTGCAGGATGCTGAAGTTTTGTTGGTAGGTGGGGGCATGTTCCTGGTCGGCTGCGACCAGAGCTTTTGTCATGACAGTCGCCATTTTCTCTAAATTTTGCGGGTTGAGCCAGACATGCGGATCTGCATTTTTTTCAAGATGCTTAATTTTTTCGTGCCTGTGTTTGTCATGTTCTTCGTGCTTTCCTTCTTCATGATGATGCTCTGCTATGGCGATCCTTTTGATGTCCGCTGTTATGTCGATGAGCTGGAGGCTCTTTGCATCATTGCTTTTTATTTTTCGAGCGATTTCTCGCTCAAAGGGCATGCCAAGGGTAAAGTAGAGCCGGGAGCGAAAAAGAGCTGTCATTTTGTCCGGGCTTGGCTGGTAGGTGTGCGGTTCCTGGCCTTTGTCCAACAAAACCTGGGTACTGACAAGGTCTCCGCCGAGTTGTTTGACCAGCCATTTTTGTGGGGCAATGGAAACGAAAACCGGCAGCGGCTCTGCGTGGGCTGGAAGCGTAACGGTTACGAGAAGAAATAAAAAAGTCAGTGTAAAGGTTCTTGTTTTTATAAGCATTTTGTAGAAGAAAGGGAGGGTATGAGCAAGGGTATCGTTATGTCATTATGGGTGATCCCGACAGAATCGGGATAGGTTGGGAGAGATTATACATGAAATAAGAGGTGGTGTCATCTTTTGTGCTTTGGCGGGTACGGGGCGAGGAGATTTTTACGGTGAGATAGGAGGGTAGTAGTGGAGGGTTTTGAAGTGCGGTTGTCAGTGCGAAAGCCAGGCAACCAGCTCAAACTGCTGCACGGTTGCTTTATCTCTGCGCCATATCCTCCAGACGGTGCGGCTGTGGCGGACAGGGTAATAAAGGGCTCTTCGCATATTAGTGGGGAAAGGTGCTCGCGTAATTCAGGCTCTCAATCCCGGAATATTGTATCACCTGTCGCGATAATCCTTCGTTACGGCTTGTGAACGCATAATGTTTGGAGAGAGCAGTTAAACGAAAAAGGCTTTTCTCCCCACTAATCTGCGATGAGCCGAAAAACATTGCAGTATGTACAATGCAGCCATATAATGAAGCACGAACTATACATACAATACATCCAGGAGACCCTATGCGAACAACATTAAATATTGATGACGCATTATTTGAAGAAGCCCGGCTTCTCACAGGTATTACAGAAAAAACCGCCCTTGTGCGCAACGGTCTTCAGGCACTGATCGCACGGGAAAGCAGTCGTCGTCTCGCCCGCCTCGGCGGGAGCGAACCAAGGCTGAAAAATATACCCCGGCGGCAGCCGGAGTAGCAGTCATGATTCTGGCGGATACATTCGTGTGGATCGACCACCTGCGCAAGACGGATGACCTGCTGGTGTCGCTGCTCAACTCCGCGCAAGTCGCCATTCATCCTTTTATCATCGGCGAACTGGCCTGCGGCAATCTCAAAAATCGAACCGAACTGCTCGCCCTGCTCAAAAGACTCCCGGTGGTTCAACCCGCCCGGCAGGAAGAAGTGCTGTATTTTATTGAACACAATCAGCTCATGGGCCGGGGCATCGGATTTATTGATGCCCATCTTCTCGCCTCTCTTGCCTTGAGCAGCCATACCCTGCTTTGGACACGCGACAAACGCCTCGCCCTTGCAGCTCAACAGCTCGGCATAGCGTTCAATGAAAATTGACTGCCTCCTTCATCTCCTGCAGTCTCCACCGAGTTGTTTGACCAGCCATTTTTGTGGGGCAATGGAAACGAAAATCGGCAGCAGCTCTGCGTGGGCTGGAAGCACTGTGGCTATGAGAAGGAGTAAGCTCGTCAGGATAAAGGTCTGCGTTTTGGATTGCATTGTCGTAAAAACAAGAAGAAGGAAAGTGATATTTACTCTCCCTGTGGAAAAATAAGGGAGACTACAGGAGGAGTTATGCCTTAAAGAAGAGCCTATGTCACCTCTTGCGATGTTTGTTCCGTTTTTGTTGGAATATCTTGAGCAGTCCGATCAAGGTCTTCACCAGAAGAAAGGATACTGTCGGTAAGTTCTCCCTTGCCCGTCCCAATATGGAGGGTCCGTTGGGGAAAGGGGATCTCAATGCCGTGCTCTTTAAAGGCCACATGGATCATCTTGAGCAGGTTATGGGTCTGGACTCCTCGCTGGGCCGGTTCCTCGACCCAGACGAGCAGTTGCAGGTGGATGGCTGATTCCCCGAAGCTACGCACCCTGACTCTGGGCTCTGGTTTCGTGACTAAGGCGGTGTTTGACTCTGCCACTTGCAGGAGTACCTTTTCCACCTCGCGAAGATTACTGGCATAGCTCACGCCGACATCAATGCGGATTCGGTAATTGACATCAGGAGCGGACTCATTGATGATTTTACTGGTCGACATGATGGAGTTGGGTATAGTGATCATCACGTCGTCTCTGGTTTTGATCTTGGTGGAGCGAATACCCAGCTCCACGACCTCACCACGTTCTCCGGTTCCGAGGATTATATAATCACCCACCTTATACGCAGCATCAGTGAACAAGGCAATGCCGCCGAAGAAGTTAGCCAGGGTATCCTTGGCTGCCAGGGCAATGGCGATACCGACAATACCGGCTGAGGCAAACAACGGGGTCAGATTGACCTCCCAGATAATCAAGCCCCAGATAATTCCGATAAAAAGAAGAATAATCCGAGAAATATTCTTCAGCATGTAGAACCTGGTTCTGTCAAATTTCCGTAGCGCCCAGCCGGAATTATTTTCGTTCATGACAGTGATTTCCCGAATCAGGGAGATCCACCAGACAACGAGAATCAGGGTTTTGATCAGATTGGGCAGGGCGGTATTCCAGGGCGGGGCAAAGGCTGGTTCC is drawn from Candidatus Electrothrix aestuarii and contains these coding sequences:
- a CDS encoding type II toxin-antitoxin system VapC family toxin; the protein is MILADTFVWIDHLRKTDDLLVSLLNSAQVAIHPFIIGELACGNLKNRTELLALLKRLPVVQPARQEEVLYFIEHNQLMGRGIGFIDAHLLASLALSSHTLLWTRDKRLALAAQQLGIAFNEN
- a CDS encoding mechanosensitive ion channel family protein; this translates as MDLSILPQALSHWFNHWFSTTLIDLDQYQFGQRATVICFYIILSKVADIIIQRILLPISIRTSFDVDEHFVRFVRHPAVLSVFLLGILHATLLEPAFAPPWNTALPNLIKTLILVVWWISLIREITVMNENNSGWALRKFDRTRFYMLKNISRIILLFIGIIWGLIIWEVNLTPLFASAGIVGIAIALAAKDTLANFFGGIALFTDAAYKVGDYIILGTGERGEVVELGIRSTKIKTRDDVMITIPNSIMSTSKIINESAPDVNYRIRIDVGVSYASNLREVEKVLLQVAESNTALVTKPEPRVRVRSFGESAIHLQLLVWVEEPAQRGVQTHNLLKMIHVAFKEHGIEIPFPQRTLHIGTGKGELTDSILSSGEDLDRTAQDIPTKTEQTSQEVT
- a CDS encoding type II toxin-antitoxin system VapB family antitoxin, which produces MRTTLNIDDALFEEARLLTGITEKTALVRNGLQALIARESSRRLARLGGSEPRLKNIPRRQPE